Sequence from the Streptomyces sp. R33 genome:
AGCACTGGCGCGATGCCCTCGGGAAGCCGGGTACCGCGCTCGCCATGACCCTGCTGGAGCTGTGCCGCGGCCGCGTCTGACGCCTGTTCGTCACTCGTCCGGACCGTGACCGGCCCCTGAAGGGCTTCGTTGGTGTGGATGGCCGCGTCAGCCAGGCGCGGGACCGAGCACCACGCGTGGCTCCGCCGGAGCGATGAGACGTACGGCCCGTGGGGACGTCCGTCGTGGGACCTCGCTCCTTCGCGTGACCGGACGGCAGGGGACAGCAGCCCGGTCACCCCGGAAAAGGACGGCCGGCCCAGGGGACGCCCCGGGCCGGCCGTTCTGCGTCTTCGACTGCGCCTACGCGTGCCCGCCGGACCGGCGGCGCACCCCCACGTACAGCGCACCGCCGACGGCCACGGCCGCCAGCGCGCCCAGCGCGAGCGGGCCGACGGAGCTGCCGGTCGAGGCCAGGTTGCCTCCCGTCGCGCCCGCGGCGGTGGTGGAGGACGACGCGGTCGGCGTGGCCGACGCCGAGGCGGACGCGGACGGCGACGGCGAGGCGGAGGCCGAGGTGGACGGGCTCGGGCTCGTACCGCCCTTGACCTCGACCACGAACGCGGCCTGCGCGTTGCCCGCGACCGGGTCGAAGGCGAGCGGCTTGGTGCCGCCCGCGACCGGCTCGCCGACGGTGACCGAGCCCTTGGCGTTCGCCACGGCCTTCTCGATCTTCATCGCGAACCGGTTGGCGTACGTACCGGGGACGTCCGCGAACAGCCCGCCGTCGCAGAAGTAGCGGGGCGCGCCCAGCTGCTCCGCGCGCTCGCTCCCGTCGATGCTGACCGCGCGGCAGTTCCGGGGCACGTCCGTCACCTGCACGCCGGCCGGCATCACGATGTCGGTACGGGCCACGCTCTGGCCCGAGCGCAGGTGGCTGATCACGGCCGGGCCCTTGTTGCGGAAGCCGAGCTCGGCCACGACCGTGTCGCCCACCTTGCCGGAGGGCGAGGCGGTGACCGCCTCGAAGTCGGCCCGGGCGCCCTTGGCGGTGAACTCGAAGCTGCGCTCGTTGTCACCGGGGTTGAGGTCGGTGTTCTCGGCGCGCCTGGCGTTGCGCGGGTCCAGGTTGGAGTCCGTGACCGGCACCGCGGCCGACGCCTTGACCAGCTTCAGCTTCTTGCCGGTGGCCGGCTTGTCCTCGGGCGCGTCCTTGCTCGGCGCCGGGTCGGGGACGACCCCGTACCGCAGCCGGTCCTGGTAGGCCCGCTCGGTCGTCTTGAGGTGCAGCGGGGAGTCGGGGGCGAGCTGGTAGGACTCGCCGGGCAGGAACTCGCCCTCGACGAGGCAGACCGTGGTGGCGCCCATGCCGCCGTGGTCCTGGCGCCGGCAGTTGTCGTACGTCTCCGCCGGCTCCAGGCCGGCCGAGGCGTCCAGCTCCAGCGCCACCGACTTGGCGGGCAGCGTGCCCCGGTTCGCAAACGCGAGCGGCAGGTCCTGCTGCTCGCCCGCCGTCACGTCGGCCCGGAGCTTCAGCTCGCCCAGGTGCAGGTCGGGGCCGCCGACGGTCAGTTTGGTGGTGACGGGCGTGACGCTCGCCCCCGTCACCTTGCCGGTGACGGCGATCTCACCGCTCGCGCCGTTCTTGCTGTCCTTGGCGGCGGAGACGAGCAGGTCGAAGCTGTTGCCGTTCCCGCCGGTCCCGACCGACAGGCCCTGCTGCTTGCAGACGATCGCGGTGGCGCTCGTGGTGCAGTTCGGCCTGGGCTTGGCCGGGTCGAGCCGGACCGATGCCACCCCGGCGACCTTGGTCAGGTCGACGGTGACGGTGAACTCGCCCGGGAAGCTGTTGCCGGGGCCCACGTAGGCCAGGTCGTAGCGAAGGCTCCGCTCCTTCGAGGCGCCCGAGTCCGGGTACGGCTGGAGCACCTGGGCGGAGGGGCCGCCGAGCGGGAAGGCCGGTTCCGCGGCGAGCGCGGGGGCGGCCGCGCCGAGGCTCAGCGTCGCCAACCCCGTAGCTGCCAAAAGGGAGATGCGCTTGTCCATGAAGATCGAGACCGCCGAGAGCGGGTCACAGTTGCACGCTTGGCGGCGTGACGGGCATCACATGCAACCATCCGGACTGATCACCTGTCACTTATGTACGCGGCGGCGGGTTCTGCGCTCGGAGGGGGAGCGCAGAACCTGCCGCCGCGTACACGTGTCACGGTGTCTCACGCCTTCTTCGGAACCTCCGGCACCGGCAGCAGCAAGGGCAGCCGCAATGCGCCGAACGCCTCCTTCGGAACCGCCGGACGGACCGGTTCCACCGCCGCCAGCCGGGTGTAGGCCCCGCCCTGCTCAGGTCGCGGGTCCTGCTCGCCCTTGTTCGGCCAGTACGACATCGCCCGCTCCGCCTGCGCCGTGATCGTCAGCGACGGGTTCACCCCGAGGTTCGCGGAGACCGCCGAGCCGTCCACCACCGAGATGCCCGGGTGCCCGTACAGCCGGTGGTACGGGTCCACCACGCCCTCCTCGGCGGAGGCGCCGATCGGGCAGCCGCCGAGGAAGTGCGCGGTCAGCGGGGTGCCCATCAGCTCGCCGATGTTGCTGCCCGGGAAGCCGTTGATCTCCTCGGCCAGCAGGGTGGCCGCCTCGGTGGCCTCCTTGATCTGCACCGGGTTCGGCGCGCCGTGCCCCTGGCGGGCGGTGAGCAGGCCCTTCCCGAGGCCGCCGGGCTTGCGGTA
This genomic interval carries:
- a CDS encoding peptidase; protein product: MATLSLGAAAPALAAEPAFPLGGPSAQVLQPYPDSGASKERSLRYDLAYVGPGNSFPGEFTVTVDLTKVAGVASVRLDPAKPRPNCTTSATAIVCKQQGLSVGTGGNGNSFDLLVSAAKDSKNGASGEIAVTGKVTGASVTPVTTKLTVGGPDLHLGELKLRADVTAGEQQDLPLAFANRGTLPAKSVALELDASAGLEPAETYDNCRRQDHGGMGATTVCLVEGEFLPGESYQLAPDSPLHLKTTERAYQDRLRYGVVPDPAPSKDAPEDKPATGKKLKLVKASAAVPVTDSNLDPRNARRAENTDLNPGDNERSFEFTAKGARADFEAVTASPSGKVGDTVVAELGFRNKGPAVISHLRSGQSVARTDIVMPAGVQVTDVPRNCRAVSIDGSERAEQLGAPRYFCDGGLFADVPGTYANRFAMKIEKAVANAKGSVTVGEPVAGGTKPLAFDPVAGNAQAAFVVEVKGGTSPSPSTSASASPSPSASASASATPTASSSTTAAGATGGNLASTGSSVGPLALGALAAVAVGGALYVGVRRRSGGHA